A stretch of Suncus etruscus isolate mSunEtr1 chromosome 9, mSunEtr1.pri.cur, whole genome shotgun sequence DNA encodes these proteins:
- the LOC126018581 gene encoding MLV-related proviral Env polyprotein-like, with protein MPAFTTPPPTKLGGYQKDWLNYTMNPGTLSLRILLLFLLQMAKIKMTAWPLNLQNRFNNLPLLFFLTLSSLPPTPAAFAAAPGPYQVYNFTWVILTETGDVANATSIIAPTVPWPDLFVDMCALPTPSDYWVTPDFISPHNDLQPKATPGCYSALSRSSLLDTPIYVCPGGFHRDQHYRSLAHSCGDRSSFFCAAWGCETTGDTHWTPSSSWDFITVRRLRPPIKRPLRSLHPCYKGWCNPLHIQFTTAGKKYSWDNTLTWGLRLYCTGYDKGFTFSIKLLKEIPFSRPIAVGPNPLLHPSGGGPFLPQAPPKALPPPPPCSFTAKPDAAAAAVTKFQPTIPAGPVSTADLILQMVNASAQALSITPYERCWICYSPVPPFYEGIAAFGTPLYTNDSGLLRWGTQPQRHGLTVGQVVGYGLCLLGPQMIPPIPLLETCNQTFHVHEQALFLIAPNFTFFVCSTRLTPHIIVNVFLAHRDYCVLAILMPKLTVQYESDLLPHSGTSPGLSRAKREPVTAITLAVLVGLGAAGAGTGIYSLIRTEGSIGFLTNTVVKDIEELKKGLDYLQQTVGSLAEMVLQNRRALDLAFLKEGGMCVALKEECCFFKDKLGLVKDSIKKVEESLAETKKTLDREESWYKNWFSTSPWLSTLLSTLLGPFIGFMLLISFGPWAFCRLIGFIKTQINEATKKSVGIYYQQLQPHEPPIADTTEGEESAPEELDFEELERLAKRKKSFLTRLWKCL; from the coding sequence ATGCCTGCATTCACAACCCCACCACCAACGAAACTAGGTGGCTACCAGAAAGACTGGTTAAATTATACAATGAACCCAGGGACTCTCTCCCTGAgaattcttctcctttttctcttgcaGATGgcgaaaataaaaatgacagcttGGCCGCTGAACCTGCAGAATCGGTTCAACAACCTGCCACTACTCTTCTTCCTAACTCTtagctccctccctcccacccctgctGCCTTTGCTGCAGCTCCTGGCCCTTACCAGGTCTATAACTTTACCTGGGTTATTCTTACTGAGACTGGCGATGTAGCCAATGCCACCTCTATTATAGCTCCCACAGTCCCATGGCCggatctttttgttgatatgtgtGCTCTTCCTACGCCTAGCGACTACTGGGTCACCCCTGATTTTATTTCTCCTCACAATGATCTTCAGCCCAAGGCTACTCCCGGCTGCTACAGCGCTTTAAGCCGATCATCCTTGCTTGACACACCCATTTATGTGTGTCCTGGAGGCTTCCATAGAGATCAACACTATCGCTCCTTAGCCCACAGCTGTGGAGACAGATCTAGCTTTTTTTGCGCTGCTTGGGGCTGTGAAACAACTGGGGACACTCATTGGacaccctcttcctcctgggattTTATCACTGTCCGCCGCCTTCGACCCCCCATCAAGCGGCCATTACGTTCCCTGCATCCCTGCTACAAAGGATGGTGCAACCCGTTGCATATCCAATTTACCACAGCTGGCAAAAAATACTCTTGGGACAATACTCTCACTTGGGGCCTACGCCTTTACTGTACAGGCTATGACAAGGGCTTTACCTTTTCCATAAAACTTCTTAAAGAAATCCCCTTTTCTCGCCCCATAGCTGTTGGCCCCAATCCTCTTTTGCACCCCTCCGGTGGTGGCCCCTTCTTACCCCAGGCACCGCCCAAGGCGTTGCCCCCTCCTCCGCCCTGCTCCTTCACAGCCAAGCCAGATGCTGCAGCCGCTGCTGTTACTAAGTTCCAGCCTACTATCCCTGCGGGACCTGTCTCCACGGctgacctcatcctgcaaatggttaaTGCATCTGCCCAAGCTCTCTCCATAACCCCCTATGAACGCTGCTGGATTTGCTACTCGCCGGTCCCACCGTTCTATGAAGGCATTGCAGCCTTCGGAACCCCCCTCTACACCAATGACTCTGGTCTCCTTCGCTGGGGTACACAGCCTCAAAGACACGGACTGACAGTGGGACAAGTCGTGGGGTATGGACTCTGTCTCCTTGGCCCCCAAATGATTCCTCCCATTCCCTTGCTAGAAACCTGCAATCAAACATTTCATGTTCATGAACAAGCTCTTTTTCTTATTGCCCCaaatttcaccttttttgtttgctcCACCAGATTAACCCCTCATAttattgttaatgtttttcttgctCACCGTGATTATTGTGTTTTGGCAATTCTTATGCCCAAACTCACTGTTCAATACGAATCGGACTTATTGCCTCACTCTGGTACCTCCCCTGGTCTCTCTCGTGCTAAACGCGAACCTGTAACAGCCATCACCCTGGCCGTCCTTGTTGGCCTTGGCGCCGCTGGTGCAGGTACAGGTATCTATTCCCTCATCCGCACTGAGGGGTCTATAGGCTTTCTAACAAACACTGTTGTTAAGGATATAGAGGAGCTTAAAAAAGGTCTCGATTATTTACAACAAACTGTTGGCTCCTTGGCTGAAATGGTATTGCAAAATCGCCGAGCCCTTGACCTTGCCTTTTTAAAGGAGGGAGGAATGTGTGTTGCCttaaaagaagaatgttgcttttttaaagataagttagGCCTTGTTAAGGATAGCATAAAAAAGGTTGAAGAAAGTCTAGCTGAAACCAAGAAAACCTTGGACAGGGAGGAAAGCTggtataaaaattggttttcCACATCTCCCTGGTTATCCACCCTTCTATCCACGCTGCTTGGCCCATTCATTGGGTTCatgctgctcatttcttttggtccatgggcATTTTGCCGCCTAATTGGCTTTATAAAAACCCAGATTAATGAGGCTACAAAAAAATCTGTGGGCATTTACTACCAGCAGCTCCAGCCTCATGAGCCCCCCATTGCTGATACTACTGAGGGCGAAGAGAGCGCCCCTGAAGAACTGGATTTTGAGGAACTGGAACGGCTCGCTAAGCGAAAGAAATCCTTCCTCACACGGCTGTGGAAATGCCTTTGA